In one window of Pseudomonadota bacterium DNA:
- a CDS encoding ABC transporter ATP-binding protein: MNNSVPIVEVINLNKSYNRGNQIIPVLSNITFNIYKGDFLALMGPSGSGKTTLLNLIAGIDKVDSGIIRVGGVDITTLSETELAGWRGVNVGFVFQFYNLIPVLTAFDNVELPLLLTNLSKKERKEHVKIALNVVNLADRMDHYPGQLSGGQQQRVAIARAIVTDPTILVADEPTGDLDRTSAEEIMALMERLNIESGKTIILVTHDPRAAGKARVLRHLDKGIFNSNL; this comes from the coding sequence ATGAATAATTCGGTTCCTATTGTAGAGGTAATCAACCTCAATAAATCTTACAACCGCGGAAATCAGATCATACCGGTATTGAGCAATATTACTTTTAATATATATAAAGGTGACTTTCTTGCTCTCATGGGACCATCAGGCTCAGGCAAGACAACACTTTTAAACCTTATTGCAGGCATTGACAAAGTTGATAGCGGCATAATCCGGGTAGGCGGCGTTGATATTACCACATTGTCCGAGACTGAACTTGCCGGATGGCGCGGGGTCAACGTCGGTTTTGTGTTCCAGTTCTACAATCTTATTCCTGTTCTTACCGCTTTCGACAATGTGGAACTTCCGCTACTTTTGACCAATCTTTCAAAAAAAGAGCGCAAAGAACACGTCAAGATTGCGCTCAATGTAGTAAACCTTGCCGACCGCATGGATCACTATCCAGGCCAGCTTTCCGGTGGACAACAGCAACGTGTAGCGATTGCAAGAGCTATTGTAACTGACCCGACGATACTTGTAGCTGATGAGCCGACGGGAGATCTGGATCGTACATCAGCAGAAGAAATCATGGCACTAATGGAGCGCCTTAATATTGAATCGGGCAAAACAATCATTTTAGTAACACACGACCCCCGTGCAGCAGGAAA